The Camelus dromedarius isolate mCamDro1 chromosome 8, mCamDro1.pat, whole genome shotgun sequence genome includes a window with the following:
- the LOC135321855 gene encoding uncharacterized protein LOC135321855 translates to MAHCGILSRSSAFTLKSRYKKSLRSLCTLKRCYKTDQTPPFVLQTTTSVFRIFLLRKRKAAQCAGARVDVPWEDSSAGARAGKWAGSRACSEAHFRPTPPPPPRYHLPLSLLPSLSPNLPTPSALCLARLLSFPSRSIRVADGCLWTGQRWRLLFSREPSKVSQEPRSGAAEQLHRRRRSSSFRLLWLKEEGPGAGDLLQLPRFFALRGSAAPRRPGLPLPGGAGKGWLNPVLWNRECYSYPRLENKTKNKNGRRCRTLGNCRVLMPQKNEIKLFLMDGSWNEIASAFASLHVKKFGFETGFV, encoded by the exons ATGGCTCATTGTGGAATTCTTTCTAGGTCCTCAGCATTCACTCTGAAGTCAAGGTACAAGAAAAGTCTAAG GTCCCTGTGCACGCTGAAACGCTGTTACAAGACAGACCAAACCCCTCCATTCGTCTTGCAAACTACAACTTCTGTATTTCGCATTTTCCTCTTAAGGAAACGCAAAGCAGCACAGTGCGCAGGCGCCCGGGTTGATGTGCCCTGGGAAGATTCCAGCGCAGGCGCGCGGGCCGGGAAGTGGGCGGGCTCGCGCGCGTGCTCTGAGGCTCACTTCCGGCcgacccctccccctcccccgcgtTACCACCtacccctctcccttctccccagtctctccccaaatctccccaCCCCTAGCGCTCTCTGCCTCGCTCGCCTCCTGTCCTTCCCCTCCCGCTCCATCCGGGTCGCTGACGGCTGTCTTTGGACTGGACAGCGGTGGCGGCTGCTTTTCTCTCGGGAACCCAGTAAAGTTTCACAGGAGCCGAGGAGCGGAGCAGCGGAGCAGCTTCACCGACGCCGGAGGAGCTCTAGTTTTCGCCTCCTCTGGCTGAAGGAGGAGGGTCCGGGAGCTGGAGACCTGCTTCAGCTGCCGCGTTTCTTCGCTCTCCGGGGAAGCGCCGCCCCCCGTCGGCCtgggcttcccctgcctggaGGGGCCGG gaaaggctGGTTAAACCCCGTGCTCTGGAATCGGGAGTGTTATTCCTATCCTCGccttgaaaacaaaaccaaaaacaaaaacggGAGACGATGCAGAACTCTCGGGAACTGTCGAGTTCTGATGccccaaaagaatgaaatcaaacTTTTCTTAATGGATGGGTCATGGAATGAGATAGCTTCAGCGTTTGCTAGCCTGCACGTAAAAAAGTTCGGTTTTGAAACAGGTTTTGTGTAA